One window from the genome of Bacillus mesophilus encodes:
- a CDS encoding DUF6376 family protein: protein MRKSLISLAILAAVLLSGCSVVEDLNNSLEYTNQAMEHVDTWNSFGQEAPQLIQNAATNPEAKAELEAKLTNLIAEIDEFNQLEPPGIAEGIHQQIVEKNEALKGVIENAMVNGEVALEKLENSELLKLINEVTELRNMIEGLGA from the coding sequence ATGAGAAAATCACTAATCAGTTTAGCAATATTAGCTGCAGTCTTACTGTCGGGATGTTCGGTAGTGGAGGATTTAAATAATTCATTAGAGTATACAAATCAAGCAATGGAGCATGTTGATACCTGGAATAGCTTTGGTCAGGAAGCTCCGCAGTTAATCCAGAATGCAGCGACGAACCCAGAGGCAAAAGCTGAGCTTGAAGCAAAGTTAACAAATCTAATAGCTGAAATAGACGAGTTTAACCAGTTAGAGCCTCCAGGCATTGCAGAGGGCATTCACCAACAAATTGTTGAGAAAAATGAAGCGCTAAAAGGGGTCATTGAAAATGCCATGGTTAATGGCGAAGTAGCATTGGAAAAACTAGAGAATTCGGAGTTGCTAAAATTAATCAATGAGGTTACAGAACTGAGAAATATGATTGAGGGATTAGGGGCCTAA
- a CDS encoding HPr family phosphocarrier protein — translation MDFKKFSDAVKVNNAMKSGRINAKDMVTIVQTANNFKSSIVLHVENKIVDVKSFLGLTVSLLSKSSPYKLEVHGDDEEVAKKEMKEAFKEYGIEVEV, via the coding sequence TTGGATTTCAAGAAATTTTCCGACGCAGTTAAAGTAAATAATGCCATGAAGTCAGGTAGAATTAATGCAAAAGATATGGTTACGATCGTCCAGACAGCAAATAATTTTAAATCGAGTATTGTTTTACATGTCGAAAATAAAATTGTTGATGTTAAGAGCTTCCTTGGATTAACCGTATCCTTATTGTCGAAATCGTCTCCATATAAATTAGAAGTTCACGGTGACGATGAAGAAGTAGCCAAGAAAGAAATGAAAGAGGCTTTTAAAGAATATGGCATTGAGGTCGAAGTGTAA
- a CDS encoding cytochrome P450, which produces MSTIKGPKGKIIAGNLLEFREDPLQFLDKLRSDYKDVAKVRFANRIIYVLMNPDLVKEALVTKASSFEKSNQFKEIMPLVGEGLLTSEGDVHMRQRRMMQPSFKKSTIQNYAESMSSVASKAVEQWQNQDTRSINVDMMNIALGIICKTMFSMDVQESHESIGQPIDDAMHIATKRIRSLIRVPYRIPTSENKRFKAAIHILDEVVYGIIEHRRTLPYSEYEDLLAILLKTKDETDESYMNDQQIRDEAMTIFLAGHETTANAMSWALYLLATHPEVQQKAQEEIDRVVGDSSLQLEHAEKLTYVKNIINESLRLFPPAWLFGRTAIDDVEIGDIKIKAGQNVLFSPYINHRSEEFFDQPNTFIPERFEGDFLKTIPPYAYFPFGGGPRVCIGNHFAMLEATIVLATVLQKFTVSPVYPNQTVEAQPLITLRPKGDLLLQVMRR; this is translated from the coding sequence ATGAGTACTATTAAAGGGCCTAAAGGGAAGATCATTGCAGGAAATTTACTTGAGTTTCGGGAGGATCCATTACAATTTCTAGATAAACTTCGAAGTGATTATAAAGACGTAGCAAAAGTGCGTTTTGCGAATCGAATCATTTATGTACTGATGAACCCCGATTTGGTAAAGGAAGCTCTAGTGACAAAAGCAAGCTCTTTTGAAAAATCAAATCAGTTTAAGGAAATAATGCCACTTGTAGGGGAAGGCCTACTAACGAGTGAAGGCGATGTCCATATGCGGCAACGAAGAATGATGCAACCTTCTTTTAAAAAGTCTACTATTCAAAACTATGCAGAGAGTATGAGTTCAGTTGCTTCTAAGGCAGTTGAACAATGGCAAAACCAGGATACACGCTCCATCAATGTGGATATGATGAATATTGCGTTAGGCATTATTTGTAAGACGATGTTTAGTATGGATGTGCAAGAAAGTCATGAAAGTATTGGTCAGCCAATTGATGATGCGATGCATATCGCGACGAAACGAATTCGTTCTCTTATAAGAGTCCCTTATCGGATCCCTACTTCAGAAAATAAACGATTTAAAGCGGCTATTCATATATTAGATGAAGTGGTGTATGGAATCATTGAACACCGAAGAACGTTACCCTACAGTGAATACGAGGATTTGTTAGCCATCCTGCTCAAGACAAAGGACGAAACAGACGAAAGCTATATGAACGATCAACAAATTCGTGACGAAGCCATGACTATTTTTCTCGCAGGACACGAGACAACCGCCAATGCGATGTCATGGGCACTATACTTACTAGCCACACATCCAGAAGTCCAACAGAAAGCACAAGAAGAAATTGATCGGGTCGTAGGAGATTCGTCGTTGCAGTTAGAGCACGCAGAGAAGCTTACGTATGTAAAGAACATCATTAATGAAAGCCTTCGTCTCTTTCCACCTGCCTGGTTATTTGGAAGAACAGCAATTGATGACGTGGAGATTGGCGATATTAAAATAAAAGCTGGGCAAAATGTATTGTTTAGTCCATATATCAACCACCGTTCAGAAGAATTCTTTGATCAACCTAACACCTTCATCCCTGAACGTTTTGAAGGAGACTTTCTTAAAACCATACCACCCTACGCTTATTTTCCATTTGGTGGTGGACCAAGAGTCTGCATTGGTAACCACTTTGCCATGCTTGAAGCCACAATAGTCTTAGCAACCGTGCTGCAGAAATTTACCGTTTCCCCTGTCTATCCAAATCAAACCGTAGAAGCCCAACCGTTGATTACTTTAAGACCTAAGGGGGATTTATTGCTGCAGGTAATGAGGAGGTAG